From a region of the Fibrobacter sp. UWB16 genome:
- a CDS encoding FKBP-type peptidyl-prolyl cis-trans isomerase, translating into MKIFRNLPLIFVGGVIAACGGSKPAPAVDPAPATEAKVAPAVPDLTPVPEPAQVEEQKVFLDNAVDRYSYALGVDFGRAVSNINVPVKLDVLIDAMRDVIDSSREILMTDSQSEAALQDLLNQMQIQKDIDEAAAARKALTDQAAFLAKNAQDPRIWVTKKGVQYLILNEGTGIRPKATDKVQVHYVGSLLSGAEFDNSVKRGAPMEFAISSVIEGWQDLLLEMKVGEKVRAWIPSALAYGEAGAPPSIPPNSLLVFEVELLQVFPSK; encoded by the coding sequence ATGAAAATTTTTCGAAATTTACCGTTGATTTTTGTGGGGGGCGTCATTGCCGCATGCGGTGGTAGCAAACCCGCACCCGCTGTTGATCCGGCTCCGGCTACAGAAGCGAAGGTCGCTCCTGCGGTGCCCGACTTGACTCCCGTACCGGAACCTGCTCAGGTCGAAGAACAGAAGGTGTTTTTGGACAATGCCGTAGACCGCTACAGTTATGCGCTTGGCGTTGATTTCGGCAGGGCCGTTTCGAATATCAACGTGCCCGTAAAGCTCGATGTGCTTATAGATGCCATGCGTGATGTGATTGATTCGAGTCGCGAAATCCTCATGACGGATTCGCAGTCCGAGGCTGCCCTTCAGGACTTGCTCAACCAGATGCAGATCCAAAAGGATATCGACGAGGCTGCGGCTGCGCGCAAGGCTTTGACGGACCAGGCCGCGTTCCTAGCGAAAAACGCTCAGGATCCGAGAATCTGGGTCACGAAAAAGGGTGTGCAGTATTTGATCCTCAATGAAGGGACTGGCATTAGACCCAAGGCGACGGACAAGGTCCAGGTTCATTATGTCGGTTCATTGCTGAGCGGTGCCGAATTTGACAATAGCGTCAAGCGCGGTGCGCCGATGGAGTTTGCGATTTCGTCGGTCATTGAAGGCTGGCAGGACCTGCTTCTGGAAATGAAGGTCGGCGAGAAGGTACGGGCCTGGATTCCGAGTGCGCTTGCTTACGGCGAGGCCGGAGCTCCGCCGTCCATTCCGCCGAACTCCCTCCTGGTGTTCGAGGTGGAACTGCTGCAGGTTTTCCCATCGAAGTAA